One Capra hircus breed San Clemente chromosome 29, ASM170441v1, whole genome shotgun sequence genomic region harbors:
- the KCTD21 gene encoding BTB/POZ domain-containing protein KCTD21 isoform X1, producing MVMIVGSLHQMREYFAVQVRTIFLHPSLPAMSDPITLNVGGKLYTTSLATLTSFPDSMLGAMFSGKMPTKRDSQGNCFIDRDGKVFRYILNFLRTSHLDLPEDFQEMGLLRREADFYQVQPLIEALQEKEVELSKAEKNAMLNITLNQRVQTVHFTVREAPQIYSLSSSSMEVFNANIFSTSCLFLKLLGSKLFYCSSGNLSSITSHLQDPNHLTLDWVANVEGLPEEEYTKQNLKRLWVVPANKQINSFQVFVEEVLKIALSDGFCIDSSHPHAVDFMNNKIIRLIRYR from the coding sequence gACTATTTTCCTGCACCCCAGCCTTCCTGCCATGTCTGACCCCATCACGCTCAATGTCGGGGGGAAGCTCTATACAACCTCACTGGCAACCCTGACCAGCTTCCCTGACTCCATGCTGGGCGCCATGTTCAGCGGGAAGATGCCCACCAAGAGGGACAGCCAGGGCAACTGCTTCATCGACCGTGACGGCAAAGTGTTCCGCTACATCCTCAACTTCCTCCGAACCTCCCACCTGGACTTGCCCGAGGACTTCCAGGAGATGGGCCTGCTGCGCAGGGAGGCCGACTTCTACCAGGTGCAACCGCTGATAGAGGCCctgcaggagaaggaggtggagcTGTCCAAGGCCGAGAAGAACGCCATGCTCAACATCACGCTGAACCAGCGTGTGCAGACGGTCCATTTCACCGTGCGTGAGGCACCCCAGATCTACAGCCTCTCCTCTTCCAGCATGGAGGTCTTCAATGCCAACATCTTCAGCACCTCTTGCCTCTTCCTCAAGCTCCTCGGCTCCAAGCTCTTCTACTGCTCCAGTGGCAACCTCTCCTCCATCACCAGTCACCTGCAAGACCCCAACCACCTGACTCTGGACTGGGTGGCCAACGTGGAGGGCCTGCCAGAGGAGGAGTACACCAAGCAGAACCTCAAGAGGCTCTGGGTGGTGCCAGCCAACAAGCAGATCAACAGCTTCCAGGTCTTTGTGGAGGAGGTGCTCAAGATCGCGCTGAGTGATGGCTTCTGCATCGACTCTTCTCACCCACACGCTGTGGATTTTATGAACAATAAGATTATTCGATTAATACGGTACAGGTAA
- the KCTD21 gene encoding BTB/POZ domain-containing protein KCTD21 isoform X2 yields the protein MSDPITLNVGGKLYTTSLATLTSFPDSMLGAMFSGKMPTKRDSQGNCFIDRDGKVFRYILNFLRTSHLDLPEDFQEMGLLRREADFYQVQPLIEALQEKEVELSKAEKNAMLNITLNQRVQTVHFTVREAPQIYSLSSSSMEVFNANIFSTSCLFLKLLGSKLFYCSSGNLSSITSHLQDPNHLTLDWVANVEGLPEEEYTKQNLKRLWVVPANKQINSFQVFVEEVLKIALSDGFCIDSSHPHAVDFMNNKIIRLIRYR from the coding sequence ATGTCTGACCCCATCACGCTCAATGTCGGGGGGAAGCTCTATACAACCTCACTGGCAACCCTGACCAGCTTCCCTGACTCCATGCTGGGCGCCATGTTCAGCGGGAAGATGCCCACCAAGAGGGACAGCCAGGGCAACTGCTTCATCGACCGTGACGGCAAAGTGTTCCGCTACATCCTCAACTTCCTCCGAACCTCCCACCTGGACTTGCCCGAGGACTTCCAGGAGATGGGCCTGCTGCGCAGGGAGGCCGACTTCTACCAGGTGCAACCGCTGATAGAGGCCctgcaggagaaggaggtggagcTGTCCAAGGCCGAGAAGAACGCCATGCTCAACATCACGCTGAACCAGCGTGTGCAGACGGTCCATTTCACCGTGCGTGAGGCACCCCAGATCTACAGCCTCTCCTCTTCCAGCATGGAGGTCTTCAATGCCAACATCTTCAGCACCTCTTGCCTCTTCCTCAAGCTCCTCGGCTCCAAGCTCTTCTACTGCTCCAGTGGCAACCTCTCCTCCATCACCAGTCACCTGCAAGACCCCAACCACCTGACTCTGGACTGGGTGGCCAACGTGGAGGGCCTGCCAGAGGAGGAGTACACCAAGCAGAACCTCAAGAGGCTCTGGGTGGTGCCAGCCAACAAGCAGATCAACAGCTTCCAGGTCTTTGTGGAGGAGGTGCTCAAGATCGCGCTGAGTGATGGCTTCTGCATCGACTCTTCTCACCCACACGCTGTGGATTTTATGAACAATAAGATTATTCGATTAATACGGTACAGGTAA